A single region of the Acetonema longum DSM 6540 genome encodes:
- a CDS encoding ABC transporter permease, which produces MLVESIAIALDGLRANKLRSILTMLGIIIGVGAVIAMISIGMGVREKIESSIASLGSNLIMVSPGAATASGARQAAGSAISLTYKDAQAIAREVPGAKLVAPSVSRQYQLVYGNQNWTTGVQGTTPEFLEVRNQKVGIGSFFTVRDVDTRARVAVIGQTVATSLFGEINPVGQIIRINQAPFRVIGVLESQGQSTGGFDQDDTVIIPLTTAQERMMGISHVQLISVQAESTETIEQVQEDIRTLMRARHRLTADKPDDFTVRNLVSVMATAAETTGTITLLLGNIGGISLLVGGIGIMNIMLVSVTERTREIGIRKALGARYGNILMQFLIEAMVISVAGGLMGIALGVGAAYVISAVAGWNTAVSMGAVIMAFGVSVAIGLFFGIYPARKAALLDPIEALRYE; this is translated from the coding sequence GTGTTGGTTGAAAGCATCGCCATTGCCCTGGATGGTTTGAGAGCCAATAAGCTTCGCTCCATTCTGACTATGCTGGGGATTATCATCGGCGTCGGTGCAGTTATTGCCATGATCTCCATCGGCATGGGGGTGAGGGAGAAAATAGAGAGTTCTATTGCCAGCCTGGGCAGTAACCTGATTATGGTTTCTCCCGGCGCCGCTACGGCGTCAGGAGCACGGCAGGCCGCCGGGTCGGCTATCTCTCTAACCTATAAAGACGCTCAGGCCATTGCCCGGGAAGTGCCCGGCGCCAAGCTGGTAGCTCCCAGCGTCAGCCGGCAGTACCAACTGGTCTATGGCAATCAGAACTGGACCACCGGCGTTCAGGGGACTACCCCGGAATTTCTCGAGGTGCGCAACCAAAAAGTCGGGATTGGCAGCTTTTTTACCGTCCGGGACGTGGACACCAGAGCGCGGGTAGCGGTGATCGGCCAGACTGTCGCTACCAGCCTGTTCGGCGAAATCAATCCTGTGGGGCAGATTATACGGATCAATCAGGCTCCCTTCCGGGTTATCGGCGTGTTGGAGAGCCAGGGTCAATCCACCGGCGGTTTTGACCAGGACGATACGGTCATCATACCCTTGACCACGGCCCAGGAACGGATGATGGGCATCTCTCACGTCCAACTGATCAGTGTTCAGGCTGAAAGCACCGAGACGATTGAACAGGTGCAGGAGGATATACGGACGCTGATGCGGGCCAGGCATCGTCTGACCGCGGATAAGCCCGATGATTTCACCGTGCGTAATCTGGTCAGCGTTATGGCCACAGCCGCTGAAACTACCGGGACCATAACCCTCTTGCTGGGCAATATTGGCGGCATTTCCCTTCTGGTAGGCGGCATCGGCATCATGAATATCATGCTGGTGTCAGTTACCGAGCGCACCAGGGAAATCGGAATCCGCAAGGCATTAGGGGCTCGCTATGGCAATATTCTGATGCAGTTTTTGATTGAAGCCATGGTCATCAGTGTCGCCGGCGGCCTGATGGGGATCGCCCTGGGAGTAGGCGCAGCCTATGTGATCTCAGCGGTAGCCGGCTGGAATACCGCTGTATCCATGGGCGCCGTTATTATGGCCTTCGGAGTTTCAGTGGCCATCGGCCTGTTTTTCGGCATCTATCCGGCCCGCAAAGCGGCGCTGCTGGATCCTATCGAAGCTCTGCGCTATGAATAA
- a CDS encoding ABC transporter ATP-binding protein: MTIALTDVKKIYQMGDNTVAALAGVTLHIRAGEFAAIMGPSGSGKSTLMNILGCLDRPTTGSYRLDRQEVATLNDDQLAVTRNKKIGFVFQNFNLLPRMSAVQNVALPLVYAGSDKKERQARAARALAMVGLQSRLDHRPNELSGGQRQRVAIARALVNDPSIIMADEPTGNLDTKSSNEIMDIFQDLNAQGRTVVLVTHEPDIAEFARRVIQVRDGLVVRDETRGGGPGVG, encoded by the coding sequence ATGACCATTGCTCTTACTGATGTGAAAAAGATTTATCAAATGGGAGATAATACGGTAGCCGCTCTGGCCGGGGTAACGCTTCACATTCGGGCTGGCGAATTTGCTGCCATTATGGGGCCGTCAGGATCGGGCAAGTCTACCCTGATGAACATACTGGGCTGCCTGGATCGGCCCACAACCGGATCCTACCGGCTGGATAGACAAGAGGTGGCAACCTTAAATGATGACCAGCTGGCTGTGACCCGCAATAAAAAAATCGGGTTTGTCTTTCAGAACTTTAACCTGTTGCCCCGCATGTCGGCAGTGCAGAATGTGGCCCTGCCCCTGGTTTATGCCGGCAGTGACAAAAAAGAGCGCCAGGCGCGGGCTGCCAGGGCGCTGGCCATGGTAGGCCTCCAATCGCGCCTGGATCACCGCCCCAATGAGCTGTCCGGCGGGCAGCGACAGAGGGTAGCCATCGCCAGGGCCCTGGTGAATGACCCCAGCATTATTATGGCCGATGAACCTACCGGCAATCTGGACACCAAGTCCAGCAACGAAATCATGGATATCTTCCAGGACTTGAACGCTCAGGGCAGAACCGTGGTTCTGGTCACCCATGAGCCGGATATTGCCGAATTTGCCAGGAGAGTCATTCAGGTAAGGGACGGACTGGTGGTACGGGACGAAACCAGGGGAGGTGGGCCAGGTGTTGGTTGA
- a CDS encoding efflux RND transporter periplasmic adaptor subunit: MIGILWGKIRPYLKWLIILAVAAAAVTFGWRYYAGAQEQPAAAGPAILVERGDIMAQVSATGTLKPVNMVDVSSKITGLIKELRVAENQQVTANQILLVLDDTRLQAQLSQARARLANAAANNERNERLSKIGAVSKQQLDSSRLEYNLAQASYDEVASDLDDTVIRAPINGTVIGEPIPAGQTVAPGISNPMVIMTIADMSKMQIDTQVDESDIGKVAVGQKVTFTVDAYSDRTFNGTVSNISQKANVQQNVVYYNVVIDVDTEGSQVLKPTMTARVTLNVGESTNVLLVPLSAVKSSKGQQYVQVLKDGHPQNVNVTTGLMSDEKIEITSGLEDGDQVLVSQTKAPANAGSMRMPGMRMPR, from the coding sequence ATGATAGGGATACTCTGGGGGAAAATCCGGCCATATCTGAAATGGCTTATAATATTGGCTGTGGCAGCGGCGGCTGTGACATTCGGCTGGCGCTATTACGCCGGCGCCCAGGAACAACCCGCTGCAGCCGGTCCGGCTATTTTGGTGGAACGGGGCGATATTATGGCCCAGGTTTCCGCCACCGGCACCCTTAAGCCGGTAAATATGGTAGATGTCAGCTCGAAAATCACCGGGTTGATCAAAGAACTGCGGGTGGCGGAAAACCAACAGGTTACCGCCAACCAGATCCTGCTGGTCCTGGATGACACCCGCCTGCAGGCGCAGCTCTCTCAGGCCCGGGCCCGGCTGGCCAATGCTGCGGCCAATAACGAACGGAATGAGCGATTAAGTAAAATCGGCGCAGTTTCCAAACAGCAGCTGGATTCCTCCCGCCTGGAGTACAATCTGGCCCAAGCCTCCTATGATGAGGTAGCCTCAGATTTGGATGACACGGTCATCCGGGCGCCGATTAACGGCACTGTGATCGGTGAGCCCATTCCGGCCGGACAGACGGTAGCGCCGGGGATATCCAACCCGATGGTGATTATGACCATCGCCGATATGTCCAAAATGCAGATTGACACTCAGGTGGATGAATCCGATATCGGCAAGGTGGCGGTAGGCCAGAAGGTCACATTTACCGTGGACGCTTACAGCGACCGGACCTTCAACGGCACTGTGTCCAATATCTCGCAAAAGGCCAATGTGCAGCAAAACGTCGTGTACTATAATGTGGTCATTGACGTGGATACCGAGGGCAGTCAAGTTCTTAAACCCACTATGACCGCCCGGGTGACCCTCAATGTGGGGGAAAGCACGAATGTTCTCCTGGTCCCCCTGTCTGCCGTTAAGTCCAGCAAAGGACAGCAGTATGTACAGGTCCTGAAAGACGGTCATCCCCAAAATGTCAATGTTACCACCGGGCTGATGAGTGATGAGAAGATTGAGATTACCAGCGGCCTGGAAGACGGGGATCAAGTCCTGGTATCCCAGACTAAGGCGCCCGCCAATGCGGGAAGTATGAGGATGCCAGGCATGCGGATGCCGCGGTAG
- a CDS encoding TolC family protein: MKRNISWKKSLRVFIAASLLAAQTPASISWAAPLELSLADSLTMAYQNNPTAKIADVNRSKAASGVHEAKGGKLPTVSLGSTYILDQNQPGVTSDAGGSDLSSSLRLNWPLYTGGRTEALIKQAELGEDQAQLDVAQTRQQLTLDVTSAYYNVLQAKNLAQVSQETVDNMTQHLQNVQAKYEVGTVAKSDVLRSEVELANARQNLLKAQNGYDLSVASLANLIGASVDEGITLKDELKYEAQEVSLDNSIAQAAKSRPEVAQASIGVAIAQQGVKAAKSGHKPTLSAGGSIAWQDAELPDTEDDNWTVSVSANWNVFDGGVTRAKVKSAGDSVEQARLQEQQVRDNVTLEVRQAYLSLKEAEKRVETTQVAVSKAEEDLFIAREQYNAGVGTNLDVIDAQLALAQSRNNYTQALYDHNISKAKLDKAIGSDLN, translated from the coding sequence GTGAAGAGAAATATATCCTGGAAAAAGTCTCTCCGCGTTTTCATAGCCGCCAGTCTGCTGGCCGCTCAGACGCCCGCGTCTATATCCTGGGCCGCTCCTTTGGAATTGTCCCTGGCGGACAGCCTGACGATGGCCTATCAAAATAATCCTACTGCTAAGATAGCGGATGTAAATCGATCCAAGGCGGCCTCCGGAGTACATGAGGCCAAGGGTGGCAAGCTTCCTACCGTTTCTTTGGGCAGTACCTATATCCTGGATCAGAACCAACCCGGCGTCACCAGTGATGCAGGCGGCAGCGATCTCAGCAGCAGCCTGCGGTTAAACTGGCCTTTGTATACAGGAGGCAGGACCGAGGCTTTGATTAAACAAGCAGAGTTAGGAGAGGATCAAGCTCAGCTGGATGTTGCCCAAACCAGACAGCAGCTCACATTAGATGTGACTTCCGCCTATTATAACGTGCTGCAGGCGAAAAACCTGGCTCAGGTCAGCCAGGAGACCGTTGATAATATGACCCAGCATCTGCAGAATGTGCAGGCTAAATATGAAGTGGGTACCGTAGCCAAATCCGATGTGCTGCGCTCGGAAGTAGAACTGGCCAATGCCCGGCAAAACCTCTTAAAAGCCCAAAACGGCTATGATCTGTCGGTGGCCAGCCTGGCCAACCTGATTGGAGCATCCGTTGATGAAGGAATCACTCTCAAAGATGAGTTGAAATATGAGGCTCAGGAGGTCTCGTTAGATAACAGCATCGCTCAGGCGGCAAAATCCAGGCCGGAAGTTGCCCAGGCGTCGATTGGCGTGGCCATAGCCCAACAAGGCGTGAAGGCGGCCAAAAGCGGCCATAAACCGACCCTGTCGGCGGGAGGCAGCATTGCCTGGCAGGATGCTGAGTTGCCTGATACAGAGGATGACAACTGGACCGTATCTGTATCCGCCAATTGGAATGTGTTCGATGGAGGCGTGACCAGAGCCAAAGTGAAAAGCGCCGGCGACTCGGTAGAGCAGGCCCGTCTGCAGGAGCAACAGGTCCGTGACAACGTGACACTGGAAGTGCGGCAGGCATATCTGAGCCTGAAGGAAGCCGAAAAGCGGGTGGAAACAACCCAGGTAGCGGTCAGCAAAGCCGAAGAAGATTTGTTTATCGCCCGGGAGCAATATAACGCCGGGGTAGGAACCAACCTGGATGTGATCGATGCTCAGTTGGCCCTGGCTCAGTCCAGAAATAACTATACCCAGGCTTTGTACGACCACAATATCAGCAAAGCTAAACTGGATAAGGCCATCGGCAGCGACCTCAACTGA
- a CDS encoding efflux RND transporter permease subunit encodes MGIGVFIKRPVFTTMLVMLLVVFGLSAYPGLGIDLNPDIDLPLVTVSVTYEGASPAEVESLITKPVEDAVSSVAGIKTLSSVSREGSSQTIVEFEFGTDPKLAANEVREKVAGIRRRLPDEIDEPVVQRADLSAQAIIYFSLASDVRTRGEIRKIATDVVKDELQRMDGVAEVSVYGASEREIQVLLDPHKLEAYGISFQQIFEAVNNQNINVPGGRIKDRGMELTVRTLGKYENVEDIKNIVVANQQGRLIRLADVAEVEDGWEEERVYSRTNGVPSVMLAVQKQSGSNTVNVADKVKERMKYLEENVLPSDLTITLTQDSSIYIRESVEDVMVSLIFGGFLAVVITFLFLRNFRATIIGAIAIPTSIIATFFLMKSMNFTLNNMSLMGLSLSVGILIDDAIVVIENIFRHLEEGKSPMEAAEQGTNEIYLAVMATTLSILAVFVPVGSMGLIIGQFFKPFALTVAFAVAFSLFVAFTLTPMLSAYWLKMDHDANKRLQGPALWLQKMLDAFENRFLALRDWYVETLRWAMRHPKKIVAVAVLSLIANIFLLPFMGTEFQPTYDSGEFSVNMNAPAGTPVEKMRELSEPLEREILAIPELEAASMIVGMNRMTYRTRIGVRLIPASQRDRSMTEIMDELRIKFQSVKNLKVSVSNNQGMGRGDSRPIQLALRGPDLEVLNHYAQELAEQIRQIKGASDVDISSEQSGPEVRVRMDAVKMGEMGVDTTSVGDVVKTAFLGKTAGNRFSIADSDYNIRVQLQSSHRLNLDDVANLRVSTHTGSFVRLGDIAEVYLSSGPTQIDREGRQRQVIVYANAVGASVGDVVGQAQQLLPDLNLPLGYSYKFIGQAQMMQEAFAEIIKSLVLAIILIYMVLAAQFESFIHPLTIMLSLPFSLVGAILGLLIAAKTINIMALIGVIMLMGLVTKNAILLVDYTNHLRENGASVGDALIEAGAVRLRPILMTTAAMIFGMLPIALGIGAGAELRSSMGVVLVGGLVTSTILTLIVVPLVYLLIDRMQTKWKQKPQGKSPYGISSRV; translated from the coding sequence ATGGGCATTGGCGTATTTATTAAACGTCCGGTCTTCACCACCATGCTGGTTATGCTGCTGGTGGTCTTTGGCCTCAGCGCCTACCCGGGACTGGGCATTGATCTGAATCCTGATATTGACCTGCCTCTGGTAACGGTCAGCGTTACCTATGAGGGCGCTTCACCGGCGGAAGTAGAGAGTTTGATCACCAAGCCGGTAGAGGATGCCGTCAGTTCGGTAGCCGGGATTAAGACCCTGTCCTCCGTATCCCGGGAGGGTTCCTCCCAAACCATTGTTGAGTTTGAATTCGGCACTGATCCCAAACTGGCCGCCAATGAAGTGCGGGAAAAAGTAGCCGGCATTCGCCGCCGGCTGCCGGATGAGATTGACGAACCGGTTGTCCAGAGGGCGGATCTGAGCGCTCAGGCGATTATCTATTTTAGCCTGGCCTCGGATGTCCGGACCCGGGGTGAGATTCGCAAAATCGCCACCGATGTGGTGAAAGACGAATTGCAGCGTATGGACGGAGTGGCTGAGGTCAGTGTATATGGCGCCAGCGAACGGGAAATCCAGGTGCTTTTGGATCCTCACAAGCTGGAAGCCTACGGAATTTCTTTTCAGCAGATTTTTGAAGCCGTTAACAATCAGAATATCAATGTTCCCGGCGGGCGTATCAAAGACCGCGGGATGGAATTGACCGTCCGGACTCTGGGTAAATATGAGAATGTGGAAGATATCAAGAATATCGTCGTGGCCAATCAGCAGGGCCGCCTCATCCGGCTGGCCGATGTGGCTGAGGTAGAGGACGGCTGGGAGGAAGAACGGGTTTACTCCCGTACCAACGGTGTGCCCAGCGTTATGCTGGCCGTTCAGAAACAATCCGGCTCCAATACGGTGAATGTGGCGGACAAGGTCAAGGAACGGATGAAGTATCTGGAGGAAAATGTCCTGCCTTCCGACCTGACCATCACTCTGACCCAGGACAGTTCCATCTACATCCGGGAAAGCGTGGAAGACGTGATGGTATCTTTGATTTTCGGCGGTTTTCTGGCTGTAGTGATCACCTTCCTGTTCCTGCGCAACTTCCGGGCGACCATCATTGGCGCCATCGCCATTCCTACCTCGATTATCGCAACCTTTTTCCTGATGAAGTCGATGAATTTCACCTTGAATAACATGTCCCTGATGGGACTCAGCCTTTCGGTCGGCATCCTGATCGACGACGCCATTGTGGTTATTGAAAATATCTTCCGTCACCTGGAAGAAGGAAAATCCCCCATGGAGGCCGCCGAACAGGGCACCAACGAAATTTATCTGGCGGTTATGGCTACTACTCTGTCCATTCTGGCGGTATTTGTACCGGTGGGCAGCATGGGTTTGATTATCGGACAGTTTTTTAAGCCCTTTGCTTTGACTGTAGCGTTTGCCGTAGCCTTTTCCCTCTTTGTAGCCTTTACTCTGACTCCTATGTTATCAGCCTACTGGCTGAAAATGGATCATGACGCCAACAAGCGTTTGCAAGGTCCGGCCTTATGGCTGCAGAAAATGCTGGATGCTTTTGAAAACAGATTTCTGGCGCTGCGGGACTGGTATGTGGAGACCCTGCGCTGGGCCATGCGCCATCCCAAGAAAATCGTGGCTGTGGCCGTTTTGTCTTTGATTGCAAATATTTTTCTTCTGCCGTTTATGGGCACTGAATTCCAGCCTACTTATGATTCCGGCGAGTTCAGCGTGAACATGAACGCGCCGGCCGGAACTCCGGTTGAGAAAATGCGGGAATTATCCGAGCCCCTGGAAAGAGAAATCCTGGCCATTCCGGAACTGGAGGCCGCCTCTATGATTGTGGGCATGAATCGGATGACTTACCGGACCCGGATTGGCGTGCGGCTGATTCCGGCCAGTCAAAGGGATCGGTCCATGACCGAGATTATGGATGAACTGCGGATCAAGTTCCAAAGCGTCAAGAATTTAAAGGTGTCTGTCTCCAACAACCAAGGCATGGGCCGGGGCGACTCCCGCCCGATTCAATTGGCTCTGAGGGGGCCTGATCTGGAGGTTCTGAACCACTATGCCCAGGAATTGGCCGAACAGATACGTCAGATCAAAGGGGCTTCCGACGTGGATATTTCCAGTGAACAGTCAGGCCCTGAAGTCCGGGTCCGCATGGATGCCGTGAAAATGGGAGAAATGGGTGTTGACACCACCTCAGTGGGTGATGTGGTCAAGACCGCTTTTCTGGGAAAAACTGCCGGAAACCGGTTCAGCATTGCTGACAGCGATTATAATATCCGGGTCCAGCTCCAGTCCAGTCACCGTCTGAATTTAGACGACGTAGCCAATCTGCGGGTTTCCACCCACACCGGCTCTTTTGTGCGCTTAGGGGACATTGCCGAGGTCTATCTGTCCTCGGGGCCTACCCAGATCGACCGTGAAGGCCGGCAGCGCCAGGTCATTGTCTACGCCAACGCTGTAGGCGCGTCGGTAGGCGATGTGGTAGGCCAGGCGCAGCAACTGCTGCCTGACCTGAACCTGCCTCTGGGATATTCCTATAAATTTATCGGCCAGGCCCAGATGATGCAGGAGGCCTTCGCCGAAATCATCAAATCTTTGGTTTTGGCCATCATCCTGATTTACATGGTGCTGGCGGCCCAATTTGAAAGTTTTATCCATCCCCTGACCATTATGCTGTCTCTGCCTTTCTCCCTGGTAGGTGCCATCCTGGGTCTGTTGATTGCCGCCAAGACCATTAACATTATGGCTTTGATCGGGGTTATCATGCTGATGGGTCTGGTTACCAAAAATGCTATCCTGCTGGTTGACTATACCAACCACCTGCGGGAAAACGGCGCATCGGTGGGCGACGCCCTGATAGAGGCGGGGGCGGTTCGTCTCCGTCCGATCCTGATGACCACTGCCGCCATGATTTTCGGTATGCTGCCTATTGCCCTAGGCATCGGAGCCGGCGCCGAATTGCGCTCCTCCATGGGCGTGGTACTGGTGGGTGGCTTGGTGACGTCCACCATCCTGACCCTCATCGTCGTACCACTGGTGTATCTGTTAATCGACCGGATGCAAACCAAATGGAAGCAAAAACCCCAAGGCAAAAGCCCTTATGGCATTTCTTCGCGGGTGTAG
- a CDS encoding efflux RND transporter periplasmic adaptor subunit, translating into MGILVNKKVITITAILFLALAGVIFFRIHSNLKANQLRAERASQGKIVEVEGARVARRDISPVITLSANLEAVWTAEISPKVDGRIETLQVDEGDLVRAGTVIANLEANELAAQVTQAEGNLLVAKAELEQAEMDLKRAEMLAKQDAIAAQALDSARIKRDLSIGKVKAAEGNLSYLATRLDNATVIAPRDGTVVKRHLQAGFFVKAGSPIVSIADDSTLLAKATLGEGQITQIKVGAPATVLVNALADEAFTGTVTRISPAAALPARTFTAEISIPNERGVLKPGMFAKVELIGNQRTGVLAVPEGALVLREDQKTVYVVNSENKVQQQLLKLGYVGNGWAEVLEGVNEGDMIITAGHNKLKDGSVVNVSAPREGAQ; encoded by the coding sequence ATGGGGATATTGGTTAATAAAAAAGTCATCACAATTACTGCGATTTTGTTCCTAGCATTGGCGGGAGTCATTTTTTTCCGTATCCATTCCAATTTGAAGGCGAACCAACTGCGCGCCGAAAGGGCCTCCCAGGGGAAAATCGTTGAAGTGGAAGGCGCCAGAGTGGCCAGACGGGATATCAGTCCGGTGATCACGCTTTCAGCCAACCTGGAAGCGGTTTGGACCGCTGAAATTTCGCCGAAAGTAGACGGGCGGATCGAGACACTGCAGGTGGATGAAGGAGACTTGGTCCGGGCCGGCACGGTGATCGCCAACCTGGAGGCTAACGAATTAGCCGCCCAGGTGACTCAGGCGGAAGGGAATCTGTTAGTGGCTAAAGCCGAACTGGAACAAGCGGAAATGGATCTGAAGCGGGCTGAAATGCTGGCCAAACAAGACGCCATCGCCGCTCAGGCTCTGGATTCAGCCCGGATCAAACGGGACCTGTCCATTGGCAAGGTCAAAGCCGCCGAAGGCAATCTCAGCTATCTGGCTACCAGGCTGGACAACGCTACGGTGATTGCTCCCCGCGATGGTACCGTGGTAAAGCGCCATCTGCAGGCCGGATTTTTCGTCAAGGCCGGCTCGCCGATTGTCAGCATTGCTGACGATTCCACTCTTTTGGCCAAAGCCACTTTGGGCGAAGGGCAGATTACCCAGATCAAGGTCGGCGCTCCGGCCACAGTCCTGGTCAATGCCTTGGCCGACGAGGCCTTTACCGGCACTGTCACCCGGATTTCTCCGGCCGCTGCCTTGCCGGCCCGTACCTTTACGGCTGAAATCAGCATTCCCAATGAGCGGGGAGTCTTAAAGCCCGGCATGTTTGCCAAGGTAGAGCTGATAGGCAATCAGCGCACCGGTGTGCTGGCGGTGCCGGAAGGTGCTTTGGTACTGAGGGAAGATCAAAAGACCGTCTATGTGGTCAACAGTGAAAATAAAGTGCAGCAGCAGCTCCTGAAATTAGGCTATGTAGGCAATGGCTGGGCTGAAGTTCTGGAGGGCGTCAACGAAGGTGACATGATCATTACAGCCGGTCACAACAAACTCAAGGACGGCTCGGTGGTCAATGTGTCGGCCCCCAGGGAAGGGGCACAGTAA
- a CDS encoding ribonuclease J, with amino-acid sequence MIIPLGGLGEIGKNMTVFRYGDDIIVIDAGLAFPEEDMLGIDLVIPDMTYLVENKDKVRAVVLTHGHEDHVGSLSYLLKQLNVPVYGTRLSLGLVEARLKENNVSGCSLIPVKPGDQIKIGQVQVGFIRVSHSISDAVGLSFKTPVGTVVHTGDFKIDQTPVDGKIMDIHKFAELGDQGVLLLMSDSTNAERPGFTKSERTVGAALDDAFRAARDRIILATFASNVPRLQQAVNSACKYGRKVAIIGRSLVNVTTIAMELGYLQIPEGVLIDIDEINRYPGNQLLILTTGSQGEPMSALTRMATNSHRVVEICPGDTVIISASPIPGNEKSVGRTIDLLMRQGAHVIYERDTGIHVSGHASQEELKLILNLVRPKFFIPVHGEHRMLKLHAKMAEELGIPRENIFVGENGQVFEFAPDEGKMTGKVAVGKVFVDGLGVGDIGNIVIRDRRQLSQDGVLIVVVTLDKQKGSVLAGPDLVSRGFVYVRDSEELMARAKEKVADVLARCETAKITEWASIKSQVRDVLGKYLFEKTGRRPVILPIIMEVDKE; translated from the coding sequence ATGATTATTCCCCTTGGCGGGTTGGGTGAAATCGGCAAGAACATGACCGTATTTCGTTATGGCGACGACATCATCGTCATTGATGCCGGTCTGGCCTTTCCGGAAGAAGATATGCTGGGTATTGACCTGGTTATACCGGACATGACCTATTTGGTGGAAAATAAGGACAAGGTGCGGGCTGTGGTGCTGACTCACGGGCATGAAGACCATGTAGGCTCTTTATCCTATTTGCTGAAGCAGCTCAATGTGCCGGTTTACGGCACCCGCTTAAGCTTAGGCTTAGTCGAGGCCAGGCTGAAGGAGAATAATGTATCGGGCTGCAGCCTGATTCCGGTTAAACCCGGCGATCAGATCAAGATCGGCCAGGTTCAGGTAGGGTTTATCCGGGTCAGTCACTCTATTTCCGATGCAGTGGGACTTTCCTTTAAAACCCCTGTGGGCACTGTCGTGCATACCGGTGACTTTAAGATTGATCAGACGCCGGTGGACGGAAAAATCATGGATATCCATAAATTTGCCGAACTGGGAGACCAGGGAGTGCTTTTGCTGATGTCCGACAGCACCAATGCCGAACGGCCTGGCTTCACCAAGTCGGAACGCACGGTGGGAGCGGCGCTGGACGATGCCTTCCGGGCCGCCAGAGACAGGATCATTTTAGCTACCTTTGCTTCGAATGTGCCCCGCCTGCAGCAGGCAGTCAATTCCGCCTGCAAATATGGCCGTAAAGTCGCCATTATAGGGCGCAGCCTGGTGAATGTAACCACTATTGCTATGGAGCTGGGGTACCTGCAGATACCGGAAGGGGTCTTAATCGACATTGATGAGATTAACCGCTACCCCGGCAATCAGTTATTGATTTTAACCACCGGCAGCCAGGGTGAGCCCATGTCGGCCTTAACCCGTATGGCAACCAACAGCCACCGGGTTGTTGAGATATGTCCCGGCGACACGGTCATTATTTCGGCTAGTCCGATACCGGGCAACGAGAAATCCGTGGGGCGGACCATTGACCTCTTAATGCGGCAGGGGGCTCATGTTATCTATGAACGGGACACTGGCATTCATGTGTCCGGTCATGCCAGCCAGGAAGAATTAAAGCTGATCCTGAACCTGGTCCGGCCGAAATTTTTTATTCCGGTTCACGGCGAGCACCGCATGCTGAAGCTTCATGCCAAGATGGCGGAAGAACTGGGTATTCCCCGGGAAAATATTTTTGTCGGCGAAAACGGCCAGGTATTCGAGTTTGCGCCTGACGAGGGAAAAATGACCGGCAAAGTGGCTGTGGGCAAGGTGTTTGTCGATGGCTTGGGCGTAGGCGATATCGGCAATATTGTTATCCGGGACCGCCGCCAGTTGTCCCAGGACGGAGTCTTGATCGTCGTGGTCACTCTGGACAAACAGAAGGGCAGTGTCCTGGCAGGACCGGATCTGGTGTCGCGGGGGTTTGTTTACGTGCGGGATTCAGAGGAACTGATGGCCCGGGCCAAGGAAAAAGTGGCGGATGTTCTGGCCCGCTGCGAAACCGCCAAAATTACCGAATGGGCCAGCATCAAATCCCAGGTGCGTGATGTGCTGGGCAAGTACCTGTTCGAAAAGACCGGTCGCCGGCCGGTGATACTCCCGATTATTATGGAAGTAGACAAAGAATAA
- a CDS encoding 3D domain-containing protein, giving the protein MRSLFGVLTLAAMLFQPAIANDVSYEPRPGAEGFALTVQATAYTPFEEGMTSGTGLAYDGRPALPYQTIAVDPEVIPLGSSVRVPGYGWMLAHDTGNLILGNRIDICLEQEEEMTRFGVQTMEIYVVPPQKKYVMFW; this is encoded by the coding sequence ATGAGGAGTTTATTCGGAGTTTTAACCTTGGCTGCAATGCTGTTCCAGCCTGCAATCGCGAATGATGTCAGTTATGAACCCCGGCCAGGGGCTGAGGGATTTGCCCTGACCGTGCAGGCTACTGCTTATACGCCCTTTGAAGAGGGTATGACCAGCGGTACCGGTTTGGCCTATGACGGGAGGCCGGCTCTGCCCTATCAAACCATTGCCGTGGACCCGGAAGTTATTCCTTTAGGCTCCAGTGTCCGTGTTCCCGGCTATGGATGGATGCTGGCCCATGATACCGGCAATCTGATTCTGGGGAACCGCATTGACATCTGTCTGGAGCAAGAAGAGGAAATGACCCGGTTTGGCGTGCAGACTATGGAAATCTACGTGGTCCCGCCGCAGAAAAAGTATGTAATGTTTTGGTGA